In a single window of the Litorilituus sediminis genome:
- a CDS encoding RNA recognition motif domain-containing protein — protein MKSPQILTVIIAAVFAIIAFILASAVALSPILTAGLVFVSAFIAPLIGTSNSAQASSSSNASNGDVKTLYVGNLPYRANETVVRELFATYGLVHSVRLMKDKHTGKRRGFGFVEMAANDLDKAINALNDTEFQQRTLKVREAKERPERVDSNQGS, from the coding sequence ATGAAATCTCCGCAAATTTTAACAGTAATCATTGCTGCTGTTTTTGCAATTATCGCTTTTATTCTCGCAAGTGCTGTTGCGCTAAGCCCTATTCTTACTGCAGGCTTAGTTTTTGTTAGTGCATTTATTGCACCTTTAATAGGCACTTCAAATTCAGCCCAAGCCAGCTCATCTAGTAATGCTTCAAACGGTGATGTGAAAACATTATACGTTGGCAACTTACCTTATCGAGCCAACGAAACAGTAGTAAGAGAGTTGTTCGCTACATACGGCTTAGTGCATTCTGTTAGATTAATGAAAGATAAGCATACAGGTAAACGCCGTGGCTTTGGTTTTGTTGAAATGGCAGCAAACGATTTAGACAAAGCTATTAATGCTTTAAACGACACTGAATTTCAACAAAGAACGTTAAAAGTTAGAGAGGCTAAGGAGCGACCTGAAAGGGTTGACAGTAACCAAGGTAGTTAG
- a CDS encoding SixA phosphatase family protein, translating to MTYKSICISVAMLLSVGPVAADNFSIYLTRHAEKENGQQDKNPSLTRCGKVRAQQLATILSDAKLESVYSTSFQRTMQTALPIATAQKKSIKNYNPRFLFQVANQLKQNRENALVVGHSNTTPELVELLSGERVDEIKEGNYQVLYQVQFVDEQAIVTKFMQPLVCRN from the coding sequence ATGACATACAAAAGTATATGTATTTCTGTTGCAATGTTATTGTCTGTGGGACCCGTCGCAGCTGATAACTTTAGTATTTATTTAACCCGACATGCTGAAAAGGAAAACGGCCAACAAGATAAAAACCCTTCGCTAACACGCTGCGGAAAAGTTCGTGCGCAACAACTAGCTACTATATTATCTGATGCTAAGCTTGAGAGTGTTTATAGCACCAGCTTTCAAAGAACCATGCAAACCGCATTACCCATTGCTACAGCGCAAAAAAAGTCTATTAAAAACTATAATCCTCGCTTTCTTTTTCAAGTCGCTAATCAATTAAAGCAAAATAGAGAAAATGCACTTGTGGTTGGCCATAGTAATACCACGCCTGAATTAGTTGAGTTACTTTCAGGTGAAAGAGTGGATGAAATAAAGGAAGGAAATTATCAGGTGCTTTATCAAGTACAATTCGTTGATGAACAAGCCATTGTCACTAAATTTATGCAACCACTGGTGTGTAGAAACTAG
- a CDS encoding malic enzyme-like NAD(P)-binding protein translates to MTDFRQQALDYHALPKPGKISVELTTPAETSEDLSLAYSPGVAEPCREIAENPDNVYKYTAKGNTVAVISNGTAVLGLGNLGPMASKPVMEGKALLFKRFANIDSFDIEVKHKTVEEFVNTVANIADSFGGINLEDIKAPECFAIEKALIERCKIPVFHDDQHGTAIVTAAGLMNALDIQGKDINQANIVCLGAGAAAIACMELLIKCGAQREKIYMLDSKGIVHTRRDDLNEYKKLFANNTDKRTLDDAITGADVFVGVSGPNLLSAEQVKLMADNPIVFACSNPDPEIKPELALAARSDLIMATGRSDYPNQVNNVLCFPFIFRGALDVRARTINDEMKVAAVHAIRALAKEPVPAEVLAASGTAELTFGKDYIIPKPMDSRLCAAVAKAVAQAAIDSGVAALEMPENYME, encoded by the coding sequence ATGACCGACTTTCGTCAGCAAGCTTTGGATTACCACGCTTTACCCAAGCCAGGAAAAATAAGTGTTGAATTAACAACACCAGCAGAAACCAGTGAAGATTTGTCTCTCGCGTACAGCCCTGGTGTTGCTGAGCCGTGTCGTGAAATCGCTGAGAATCCAGATAATGTCTACAAGTATACGGCGAAAGGCAATACGGTAGCTGTTATTAGTAATGGCACTGCTGTATTGGGCTTAGGTAATTTAGGTCCTATGGCGTCTAAGCCTGTGATGGAAGGTAAAGCATTACTGTTTAAGCGTTTTGCAAATATTGATTCATTTGATATTGAAGTGAAGCATAAAACGGTAGAAGAGTTTGTTAATACAGTAGCTAACATTGCAGATAGCTTTGGTGGCATCAATTTAGAAGATATTAAAGCGCCTGAATGTTTTGCTATCGAAAAAGCGTTAATCGAACGTTGTAAAATCCCTGTTTTTCATGACGACCAACATGGTACTGCTATTGTTACGGCCGCGGGTTTAATGAATGCACTAGATATTCAAGGTAAAGATATTAATCAAGCAAATATTGTTTGTCTTGGTGCCGGTGCAGCAGCGATAGCTTGTATGGAGTTATTGATCAAATGTGGTGCACAGCGTGAAAAAATTTACATGCTTGATTCAAAAGGCATTGTTCATACACGTCGTGATGATCTAAACGAATACAAAAAACTATTTGCCAACAATACAGATAAGCGCACATTAGATGATGCTATTACTGGTGCAGATGTTTTTGTTGGTGTATCTGGTCCTAATCTATTAAGCGCAGAACAAGTAAAATTAATGGCAGATAACCCAATCGTATTTGCTTGTTCAAACCCTGATCCAGAAATTAAGCCAGAGCTTGCACTTGCAGCCCGCAGTGATTTGATCATGGCGACGGGTCGTTCAGATTATCCAAACCAAGTAAATAATGTATTGTGTTTCCCATTTATTTTCCGTGGTGCGCTTGATGTGCGTGCACGTACTATTAATGATGAGATGAAAGTTGCAGCTGTGCACGCAATCAGAGCGTTAGCTAAAGAGCCAGTGCCTGCTGAGGTGTTAGCGGCAAGTGGCACAGCTGAATTAACCTTTGGTAAGGATTATATTATCCCTAAGCCAATGGATTCTCGTCTATGTGCAGCTGTGGCTAAAGCGGTAGCACAAGCTGCGATTGATTCTGGCGTTGCTGCTCTAGAAATGCCTGAGAATTATATGGAATAA
- the sthA gene encoding Si-specific NAD(P)(+) transhydrogenase, whose product MTKSSKQKKNTDINYDYDVIIIGTGPGGEGTAMELAKKYKKVAIVERYKDVGGGCTHWGTIPSKALRQSVSRLIDYNSNPLFRGHEKAKHLTFPDILKHAASVIRKQVQLRSGFYDRNRVEHIVGEASFIDSNTLKIVKDDGSLEKLSARQIVIATGSHPYRPADIDFNHPRVYDSDTILSLQHDPRSIIIYGAGVIGSEYASIFRGLGVKVDLINTRDRLLSFLDDEMSDSLSYHLWNNGVVIRHGEQIERVEATDDAVIVHLESGKKMRADCLLFANGRTGNTADLNLANAGLKADGRGQLKVNDHYQTEVENIYAVGDVIGYPSLASAAYDQGRLAASAMIDKQSTAKLIEDIPTGIYTIPEISSVGKTEQELTEAKIPYEVGRSQFKHLARAQITNSLVGSLKILFHRETKEILGIHCFGENAAEIIHIGQAIMQQKDGGNTIEYFVNTTFNYPTMAEAFRVAALNGLNRLF is encoded by the coding sequence TTGACAAAATCAAGCAAACAGAAAAAAAACACCGATATTAATTATGATTATGATGTCATTATCATCGGCACCGGCCCAGGCGGTGAAGGTACTGCAATGGAGCTTGCCAAGAAGTATAAGAAAGTTGCCATAGTTGAGCGCTATAAAGATGTTGGTGGTGGCTGTACGCACTGGGGAACCATTCCTTCAAAAGCGTTACGTCAAAGTGTCAGTAGATTAATCGACTACAATTCAAACCCACTATTTCGTGGTCATGAAAAAGCTAAGCATCTTACCTTTCCAGACATTTTAAAACACGCTGCCTCGGTTATACGTAAACAAGTACAACTACGCAGTGGTTTCTATGATAGAAATAGAGTTGAACACATTGTTGGCGAAGCCTCTTTTATTGATAGCAATACACTAAAAATTGTTAAGGATGATGGTTCTTTAGAAAAATTAAGCGCTCGACAAATTGTCATTGCTACCGGCTCTCACCCTTACAGACCAGCAGATATCGATTTTAATCACCCTCGCGTTTATGATTCAGATACTATTCTTTCATTACAACACGATCCGCGCTCAATCATTATTTATGGTGCTGGTGTCATTGGCAGTGAATACGCGTCAATATTTAGAGGCTTAGGCGTTAAAGTTGATTTAATTAACACCCGCGACCGTTTACTTTCTTTCTTAGATGATGAGATGTCAGACTCACTGAGTTATCACTTATGGAACAATGGCGTTGTTATTCGACATGGTGAACAAATTGAGCGAGTTGAAGCAACAGATGATGCCGTTATTGTACATTTAGAGTCAGGTAAAAAAATGCGTGCCGACTGCTTATTGTTTGCAAATGGCAGAACAGGCAATACCGCAGATCTTAACTTGGCTAATGCAGGGCTTAAAGCAGATGGTCGCGGCCAATTGAAAGTGAATGATCATTATCAAACTGAAGTTGAAAATATTTATGCTGTTGGTGATGTTATTGGTTACCCAAGTTTAGCTAGTGCTGCTTATGACCAAGGCCGGTTGGCTGCATCAGCAATGATTGACAAGCAAAGTACCGCTAAATTAATTGAAGATATTCCTACCGGTATTTATACCATTCCAGAAATTAGTTCAGTAGGTAAAACCGAACAAGAGCTGACAGAAGCTAAAATTCCTTATGAAGTGGGTAGATCACAGTTTAAACATTTGGCAAGAGCGCAAATAACCAATAGTTTGGTTGGTTCTTTGAAGATTTTATTCCACCGCGAAACCAAAGAAATTCTAGGTATACATTGCTTTGGTGAAAATGCTGCTGAAATCATCCACATTGGTCAAGCCATTATGCAACAAAAAGATGGTGGCAATACCATAGAGTACTTTGTTAATACCACATTTAACTACCCTACTATGGCAGAAGCCTTCCGTGTTGCTGCCTTAAATGGCTTAAACAGATTATTTTAA
- a CDS encoding IS1182 family transposase, whose protein sequence is MLREPSPQQHELEMVTLDQLVPANHLVRKLDKYIDFEFIRDEVKDLYCTDNGRPPVEPVQLFKIMLLGYLFGIKSERQIIKDIEVNVAYRWFLRMGLTEKVIDASTLSQNRIRRFNGTDVFERIFNHIVQQAIKHGLVGGKALFTDSTHLKANANKRKFTNKLKPVSTSAYIKQINKAVEADRKAAGKKPLKDKGYCEIKRNKVSKTDSDSGYMHRDEKPKGFFYLDHRTVDNDYNIIVDTHITPGNVHDSQPYIARLDAIENRFALSPEFVGIDAGYFTAPVCFNLEQRNIQGVFGYRRPSRTKNAIKKKHFKYDEKADTYTCPQEQTLIYSTTSREGYREYHSDPKVCVNCPQLKDCTKSKSHKKVITRHVMAASQDRANEFRLTSLGKYLYKRRCETVERSFADAKQHHGHRYARYRGKHNVQMQAYMAAAAQNMKKIAMTLSNIPQIMAI, encoded by the coding sequence ATGTTAAGAGAACCTTCCCCGCAACAACATGAACTCGAAATGGTCACGCTAGACCAGTTAGTTCCAGCCAACCATCTAGTTCGTAAACTCGATAAGTATATTGACTTTGAGTTTATTCGAGATGAAGTCAAAGACTTATATTGCACTGATAATGGTCGTCCTCCGGTGGAGCCAGTCCAGCTATTTAAAATTATGCTACTTGGGTACTTATTTGGTATTAAAAGTGAGCGCCAAATCATCAAAGACATCGAAGTAAATGTCGCGTATCGATGGTTTCTCCGCATGGGGCTTACCGAGAAAGTTATCGATGCCTCAACACTTAGTCAAAATCGTATTCGTCGTTTCAATGGCACAGATGTATTTGAACGTATATTTAATCACATCGTCCAACAAGCCATTAAACATGGTCTAGTTGGGGGCAAAGCCTTATTCACCGACAGCACACACTTAAAAGCAAACGCCAATAAACGAAAGTTCACCAACAAGCTCAAACCCGTCTCAACCAGTGCCTATATTAAGCAAATCAACAAAGCTGTGGAGGCAGACCGTAAAGCGGCTGGAAAAAAGCCACTCAAGGATAAAGGCTATTGTGAGATAAAGCGGAATAAGGTAAGTAAAACCGATAGTGATAGCGGTTATATGCACCGAGATGAAAAGCCAAAAGGTTTTTTCTACCTAGACCACAGAACCGTAGATAACGACTATAACATTATTGTAGATACGCATATTACGCCAGGTAATGTCCACGATTCTCAACCATACATTGCTCGCCTTGATGCCATTGAAAATCGCTTTGCACTATCCCCTGAATTTGTTGGTATTGATGCAGGCTACTTCACAGCGCCCGTCTGTTTTAATCTGGAACAACGTAACATCCAAGGGGTGTTTGGTTACCGTCGTCCTTCACGAACGAAGAATGCCATTAAGAAAAAGCACTTCAAATACGACGAGAAAGCAGATACGTATACCTGCCCGCAAGAGCAAACGTTAATCTACTCGACCACCAGTCGAGAGGGTTACCGAGAATATCATTCTGACCCCAAGGTATGCGTTAATTGCCCTCAATTAAAAGATTGCACTAAGAGTAAAAGTCATAAGAAAGTGATAACACGCCACGTAATGGCTGCGAGTCAAGATCGGGCTAATGAATTTCGCTTAACAAGCCTTGGTAAATACCTTTACAAACGACGATGCGAAACCGTTGAAAGAAGTTTTGCTGATGCAAAGCAACACCATGGTCACAGGTATGCAAGATACCGAGGTAAGCATAATGTTCAAATGCAAGCATATATGGCTGCGGCAGCACAAAATATGAAGAAGATAGCAATGACGCTATCAAATATTCCCCAAATAATGGCAATCTAA